In Deltaproteobacteria bacterium, the sequence AGGATTGATAGTCTTGTAAAAAGTACCGTTTACCCTCTCCTCGCGGAAGGGGAGTAAGGGGAGGGGAAGAAGGAAAATATCGGATGACGAAGAGAGAGCCGTTCTTTTGGATTACCATCTCATGCGGTCTTGTAATCATGGCCTTTATTCTGCTGCCCCTCATCGAAATGATGACCGCTCCCTCTCTAGCAATGCTCAAGGAGACGATAAAAGATAAAAATGTCGTGCAATCGATCTGGCTGAGTATTTACACAGCCGGATTGGCCGCTTTGATTTCCTTTGTCTTGGGAACACCCCTTGCGTATCTGCTGGCCCGAACCAACTTCAGGGGTAAACGATTGGTAGAAGGCATCATTGACCTCCCCATCGCCATTCCACATCCTGTGGTGGGAATCGCAATCCTCAGTGTCGCAGGGAAAACCCACTGGGTCGGGCAAGTCTTCAGTGAACTTGGGATACGGGTTATGGGAAGTGTGACCGGTATCGTTATTGTCTTGACCTTCGTGGGGATGCCCTTTTATCTCAACGCTGCAAGAGATGGTTTTGAAAGTATTTCCCCCAGATTGGAAAAGGTATCCCGTAGCCTGGGAGCCTCTATGTCCAGCACCTTCTTCCGCATTACCTTTCCCCTTGCATGGCGCAGCATGCTTATCGGTATTATCATGTGCTGCGCCCGGGCCATCAGTGAATTTGGGGCAGTGGTAATTGTAGCCTACCATCCTATGATTGCGCCGGTCTTGATCTATGAACGTTTTGAGGCCTACGGGCTAAAATATTCCCAGCCTGTAGCGGTCTGGCTGGTATCTATTTGCCTGATCCTGTTTCTGATTCTCCGAGTCCTTACCTTGCGCAAAAAGAGAGAAGCATGATCAGATTAGAAGATCTCAACACACACCTGCTCGAATTTGATCTTCGTGATATCAATCTGGGCATAGAGGAAAATGAGTTCTTCATCTTAATGGGGCCTACTGGGGCCGGCAAGACAGTCCTCCTGGAGGCCATAGCTGGTCTGGTCCCTGTCAAAAGTGGCAAGATCCTCATTGGAAAAAAGGAAATAACCAAACTACCTCCTGAAAAACGGGGTATCAGCATTGTCTATCAAGACTATGCCCTCTTCCCTCACCTAACCGTCTTGGAAAATATTACCTACGGCCTGCACTTTCACAGGCTCGACAAGACACAAGCAGAAAAACGCCTTCATCGCCTGATTGAAGAATTGAATCTTTCTCACCTGCAACAGCGCCTTCCAACCAACTTAAGCGGAGGTGAAAAACAACGGGTCGCCCTGGCAAGAGCGTTGATGATCGAACCCATGGTGCTCCTCCTCGATGAACCCCTCTCTGCACTCGATCCCGGGTTCAGGGAAGAAATCAGAAACGCGCTCAAGAGGCTTCATCAATCTTCTAATACGACCTTCTTAATGGTAACCCATGATTTTGCTGAGGCCCTATCCTTGGCAGGGCGAGCCGCAGTAATGAATAACGGAAGAATAGAGCAAGTGGGTCACATAGAAGACATCTTCCAAAGACCGAGTTCGACCTTTGTGGCTGATTTTGTTGGAATGAAGAATCTCTTTGCAGCCGAATTCAGGGGTACAAAGGCCATTATCCACA encodes:
- a CDS encoding ABC transporter ATP-binding protein, encoding MIRLEDLNTHLLEFDLRDINLGIEENEFFILMGPTGAGKTVLLEAIAGLVPVKSGKILIGKKEITKLPPEKRGISIVYQDYALFPHLTVLENITYGLHFHRLDKTQAEKRLHRLIEELNLSHLQQRLPTNLSGGEKQRVALARALMIEPMVLLLDEPLSALDPGFREEIRNALKRLHQSSNTTFLMVTHDFAEALSLAGRAAVMNNGRIEQVGHIEDIFQRPSSTFVADFVGMKNLFAAEFRGTKAIIHNLEVELGTEPTNSHGYIAIRPEDIVISREELTSSMRNSFRGTVTGVVDQGFYYEVHVRVGQVTFKSLITKRSLFELDVHEGVAVVLSFKSTAIHNF
- a CDS encoding ABC transporter permease, with translation MTKREPFFWITISCGLVIMAFILLPLIEMMTAPSLAMLKETIKDKNVVQSIWLSIYTAGLAALISFVLGTPLAYLLARTNFRGKRLVEGIIDLPIAIPHPVVGIAILSVAGKTHWVGQVFSELGIRVMGSVTGIVIVLTFVGMPFYLNAARDGFESISPRLEKVSRSLGASMSSTFFRITFPLAWRSMLIGIIMCCARAISEFGAVVIVAYHPMIAPVLIYERFEAYGLKYSQPVAVWLVSICLILFLILRVLTLRKKREA